Below is a genomic region from Fundulus heteroclitus isolate FHET01 chromosome 5, MU-UCD_Fhet_4.1, whole genome shotgun sequence.
atgagccactctaactagaaactttatcaaaaaggaaagttttaagattagtcttaaaagtagacggggtgtctgactcatggaccaaaactgggagttggttccacaggagaggagcctgacagctaaaggatctgcctcccattctacttttagagactctaggaaccaccagcagacctgcagtatAATGCAGCAGCTAATAGTCCACTTGTTGGACTCTAAAAGCTCTGATATTCTGCATTCGATGTTTTTGTAAAACTTAGCAGATGTTTACTTTTATATTACAACTGTAAAGATtattaaatgtaacaaaaactgTACTTCTTCCTCACAGAGATCAAACCCTGAGAATCTCATAAAGGCCTGTGTTCGATACAAAGCAGAGTTTATGGTGGCGCTCTTACCTTGGGTATCAGGGTATAAGACCATGTACAGCAGAACCCACAGAACTGAATTGGTAGTGGTGTCAGTTCCAGCGATGAAGAGGTCCCCTATTATATAAAAGAGATAGTCCTCTGTGAAGCTGCTGCCCTCCTCTCCTGCAGCTTGCTGTGCCAGCGTCTCCATCAGGTACATGTCTGTGAGATCCCTGGGGTTGTCCGGGTCTAAGCTCTCACTGTGGTCTGCGATAATCCTCTTCAGGAACACCGTCATGTCCCTTTCCACCTGCCGTAGTTCCCTAAACACCCCGAAGGGCAGATAGTAGAACGCCGGGAAGACGTTGATGAGGACCGCGGGGCTGTTCACGCAGATCTCCAGCCCCCGCGACATCAGGTCCAGGATGGTGCGAAACTCGGGATCCTCGTGGTGGAAGCGGCGGCCCAGGATCAGGGAGCAGATGACGTTTGACACGGCGTTGCTGATCAGCTGGGAGGGGTCCACGCCGGAGGCGCCGCGCTCGCCGTTCAGCCTCAGCAGCTCCGCGTTGAGGGAGGCCACGCCCTGCTGGATGCACGGCTCCAGACTCAGCCTGCCCAGGCCGAAGTTCCTGAGGGTGGCGTGGCAGAACCGCCGCTGCTTCCTCCAGACCGGCCCGTAAGGTGCAAACACGATTCCTGGAATTGAACCGACCACCAGTCAATTACGCCGTCGTCAGGaaatgtttctgctgtttttgtctCACCTAGATACTTAAGATACAATTAAAAACAtatgtaacataaaaaaactgaatttagaCTAAATTTGttataaaactattttatttactgAGGAAAACAGCTTTCAAAACTACCCCGGCCCTCAGGAAAAAGTAATCcccccctaaacctaataaaaGTTTATGTCCCTCTGGGCAGCGAAGATTTCCATCAATCATTTGGGAAAACTGGCAAacagcatgtttttatttctctgaaggAACTTTAGCCACATTGCACCATTTCCCAGCATGACCTGCCTCCTCAAggccagactttgactaggacactccaaaatcctgtttatttctttatctgTTATTATGTTCTTATTTGCTGCTGGTGTGCCTTGGATCTCCAACCTGCTGCACAACCAAAGCTCTCTTGAGTTTCGTTTCCTGCACTGATGGTCAGACTTTCTCCAGAGAGCAGAACTCCAGGtttatgttctgtttagtcAGCAGTGGTTCTAGGCCTGAAATTAGCGAGGCCATCTCTATCCAGTCTCCATGAAAACTGAGAGAGGCCTGCAATGATCtcaaccacagaagaagaagaagccccGGCCCGTCTGCCCGCTCCCTCCTACCGTCACTGGTGGTAAACAAGATACTGAAACTCTTCCGCTTCAGGCACAGACTGaccacctttttctttttttgtttcacactGTAGCTCTCTTCATCATCATGTCAGGGAGCCACAGCTCCACCGTAACAGAAGCTTTTTGTAATGAACAGATGCCAGAAGAGTATAAATGAACTGTCCACTACTAGCTAATGAACGTAGAACTTAAAACACAACCGGATAATTAATTATGAGAAATAAGTGAGAACCAGAGATTAAAAACGAGTTAAGCTGTGAGACAGAACCTTCTAGGCAAggtgttggtgaagattctgtCTTTCAGGTCATGATcagtccaaaaaaggttaaaaataaaacaactggaagtccagttgttttatttttaaccttttttggactTCTAGCCAAGGCAaggttatttataaagcacttttcagtaacaagaccattcaaagtgctgaacatgaacaaaaaaaagctctttaaaagCGGGACTGTAAACGGTGGTTTAAAAACAGAGGTCTCAAAAGTTTTCACatctattactcaagtaaaagtctagatactagggtttaaaaatacCTCTGTAGAAGTAGACGCATCAATTCaaaccttttactcaagtaaaagtaccaCATATAAAACTAAGTAGAGTATTAAAGTAGAGGTATCCCCCCATACCCACCTATTACTATAATTGTATAGTATCATGTTAATTaatattgggggaaaaaaggagattGTCTATTTCACCCACATATATGTGCATTAAAACGAACCATTTGTATAGTACACATACATTAAAGCTCCATATTGTTGCAACACTGAGCATTAACATGGTTTCATGGAGCAGAACATCTGATGTCTGGTTGCCTATAGGTATTGGTGCAAACagtcaaacttcagagacatattatcaataaccttttacttGTTATTATTGGATTATAACTTAATATTCAGcctagggttagggttaaccaCTGATGAGGACAACAGATGTAAGATAAGAAAACTGGACATGCAAATGAGTGCATTAACTTTTTATAACCATTACCCCTTGTACGGTTGTCTGTATACAGGAGACAGTGTTGTCAAAATGAATGATTCATCCTAGCGGTTAACcaaaaacttaataaaaaagtaggaaaataacaaataattctAAAAATCCAATGTTCTTATTTTACGTTTTGTTCTTCTTAAGTTTTCTTTGGGCCGtttggcaaacaacttggtgCAGTGCTGCCTTCAACCACCATAAAAACCACCAAAACGCCATTTATctgaatattg
It encodes:
- the LOC105917817 gene encoding cytochrome P450 2U1, with product MAPLAIIVTSPEGAPHFGNQCTLRIVFAPYGPVWRKQRRFCHATLRNFGLGRLSLEPCIQQGVASLNAELLRLNGERGASGVDPSQLISNAVSNVICSLILGRRFHHEDPEFRTILDLMSRGLEICVNSPAVLINVFPAFYYLPFGVFRELRQVERDMTVFLKRIIADHSESLDPDNPRDLTDMYLMETLAQQAAGEEGSSFTEDYLFYIIGDLFIAGTDTTTNSVLWVLLYMVLYPDTQEQVQAEIDRVVGRRRPPSLTDRGSLPFTEATIMEVQRLTAVVPLSIPHMASETTEFRGYTIPKGTVIMPNLYSVHRDPSVWDDPGAFKPARFLDHEGKLLRREFFIPFGVGRRVCMGEQLAKMELFLTVTGLLQAFSFRLPDGKPAPSLQGRFGLTLAPCPFAVCVSARTQEGLS